Sequence from the Catenuloplanes indicus genome:
CTGCGCACCACGCGGCAGCGGGTCGAGGCGGGCGTCGCGTTCACCGCGGCCGTGGCCTGCGTGGTCGCGGCCGGCCTCCAGGTCGGCCCGGCGCTGGCCGAGCCGAAGATCGAGGGGGCGCAGGTCCCCGCCGAGGTGTTACCGGCGATCGTGGTCGGCGCGACGTCCTGCCCCGACCTGACCGGCCCCCGCCTCGCCGCGCAGCTGATGACCGCGTCCGAGTTCCAGACGGCGGCGACGTCCGGCGCCGGCCGGGGCCTGGCCGGCCTGGACGACGAGGAGTGGAAGAAGTGGGCGCCCTGGTCCGACGCCCAGCGGGCGGACATCCTGGCCAACGTGCTGGCGCTGGCGCACCGCACCTGTGAGAGCGTCGGCCAGGCCCGGACCGCCGGGGTGGGCGGGGACCTCTGGGAGGCCGCCGTCGCCGCCGAGGAGAGCGGCCTCGCGGCCGTGGTCGCCGCGAAGAAGGTGCCGGACGCCGCGCGTGAGCACGTGGACACCGTGATCGGCTACGCCAACTGGTACGCGGACCAGCCGCAGTTCACCGGCGAGGCGGCCGAGCCGGAGCCGTCCGGTGCCCCGGGGGTCACCGGCGAGACCATCCCGGACGAGTACGTCGACCTGGTGACGGCGGCCGGCCGGATCTGCCCGGCCGCGACCGCGCCGCGCATCGCCGCGCAGCTGATGGCGCTCTCCGCGTTCAACCCGAACCTGCGCGGCCACAACGGCGGCATGGGCATCGCCCAGTTCACCGAGCAGATGTGGCGGCTGTACCGCCCGTCGCCGAACGCCTCGGTCTGGGACCCGGAGGCCGCGATCCCGGCGATGGCCAGCGCGGTCTGCTCACTGCGCAACCAGCTCTCCGGCCTGCAGCTGGAGGATGACGGCAAGGCCGCCGACCCGGGCGTGCTGGCGCTCGCGGCGTACCAGTGGGGGATGACCGCGGTCCGCGCCGAGGGCGGCGTGCCGCGCAACGCGCGCGTCGCGCAGCTGCCGGACATGGTCGACTCCCTGGCCCCGGTGTACGAGAAGGACGACCGGCTGTCCCCGGCCACGCCGTCACCGTCGCCCAGCGTCGCGCCGACCACCGCGAGCCCGAGCCCGAGCCCGAGCGCGTCCGCCTCCGCGTCGCCGAACCCGGCCGGGCCGGCCTCGCCGTCGCCGGCGCCGTCCGCACCGGCGTCGTCCCCGGCCGCGCCGGCCTGGGACCCGAACGTGTCCTGGACCATCAAGAACGTGTTCAGCGGCAAGCTGATCGACGTGCCCGGCCACCAGGAGAGCACGGCCGGCGGCACCACCATGCACCTCTGGGACCTCAGCGCCAAGGGCGACGCGGACCAGTACTGGCACATCGTTGCCGCGCGGGAGCCGGGCTGGTACTTCATCAAGAACGCGTGGAACAACAAGGTGCTCGGCATCCGGGACGGCGGCACCGGGAACGGCGCCGAGCTGGTGCAGCAGGACGAGGCCGCCACGGACACCACGCAGCACTGGAAGCTGGCCGCGCTGGGCGACGGCCGATACAACATCATCAACCGGAAGAGCGGCAAGGCGCTCGACCTGAACGGTGACGACTGCTGCGGCGGCAACGGCACGCCCATCCAGCAGTGGGACCTGCAGGACTACGCGGTCGACCAGAGATGGACACTCTCCAAGTGACTACGCCCCGACCGATGGGCAGGATCGCGGCGGTGCTCGCCGCGATCCTGCTGGCCATCGCCATCCCCGCCGTTCCGGCCGCGGCCGCGGCCGACGAGTACGTGCTGTACTACACGGTCGCCGCGTCCAGCCAGGGCCAGCCGGAGAACCTGGCCGGCATCGCGTCCCGGTTCCTCGGTGACGCCGGTCGCGCGACCGAGGTCTTCAACCTCAACACCGGCCGGCGGCAGCCCGACGGCGGCGCGCTCAGCGACCCGAACAAGCTGACCACCGGCTGGTACCTGGTGCTGCCGTGGGACGCGGTCGGCCCCGGCGTGCAGTACGGCGTGCTGCCGACCACCGCGCCCGCGCCCGGCACGACCGCGCCCGCACCCGCACCCGCGCCGGGCGGCACCGGTGCCCCGGCGAACCCCGACCCGGCGAACCCGCCGGCGTCCCCGGGCGCGGTGGCCCCGTCCGGCACGTCCGCGTCGCCGAAGCCCGCGGGCAGCCCCCGGCCGCCGGAGTCCGGCAAGTGCGTCACGGCGACCGCGGCCAGCTCCCCGTCGAACTGGGCGATGATCCGGGTCGCGTCCGAGCCGGCGTGGCCGTACACCAAGGGCACCGGAGTCTCCGTGGCGGTCATCGACTCCGGTGTGGACGGTCAGGCGCCGCAGCTGCTCAGCCGGGTGCAGCCGGGCGTCAACGTGGTCACCGGCGAGAACCGCGGTGACGTGGACTGTCTCGGCACCGGCACCGCGATGGCCGGCCTGATCGCCGCACAGCCGGCCCAGAACGACCCGTTCACCGGCGTGGCGCCGGACTCGATCGTGCTCCCGATCCGGGTGGTGACGGACGGCGCGACCGCGGACCCGGCCGCACAGGCCGCGGCCATCGACGTCGCGCTCCAGCTGCAGCCCAGCGTGCTCGCTCTCGGCTCCTACGTGGACATCACCGCGGACCCGGTGGTGCAGAGCGTGCAGAAGGCGCTGGAACTGGGCATCCCGGTGGTGGCCGCGGCGCCGACCACGTCCGGTGGTGTCACGCCGCCGGAGGACGTGATCCTGGTCGGTGGCGTGGGCATGGACGGCAACCTCGCGGCGGAGTACGCGGCCGGGACCGTCGAGGTGGTCGCACCCGGTGTGAACGTCGCCAGCCTCGGCATCAACGGCACCACGTTCGTCGGCACCGGCACCCAGTACGCGGTGGCGATGACCGCGGGCACGGTCGCGCTGATCCGTGGCTACAACGCGAACCTGAACCCGAAGCAGGTCGCGCACCGGTTGCTGGCCACCGCCGAGCAGCTGGGCGACGGCAAGCCCGACTCCCGATACGGCCACGGCATGATCAACCCGGAGGCCGCGGTCACCCGTG
This genomic interval carries:
- a CDS encoding S8 family serine peptidase — protein: MGRIAAVLAAILLAIAIPAVPAAAAADEYVLYYTVAASSQGQPENLAGIASRFLGDAGRATEVFNLNTGRRQPDGGALSDPNKLTTGWYLVLPWDAVGPGVQYGVLPTTAPAPGTTAPAPAPAPGGTGAPANPDPANPPASPGAVAPSGTSASPKPAGSPRPPESGKCVTATAASSPSNWAMIRVASEPAWPYTKGTGVSVAVIDSGVDGQAPQLLSRVQPGVNVVTGENRGDVDCLGTGTAMAGLIAAQPAQNDPFTGVAPDSIVLPIRVVTDGATADPAAQAAAIDVALQLQPSVLALGSYVDITADPVVQSVQKALELGIPVVAAAPTTSGGVTPPEDVILVGGVGMDGNLAAEYAAGTVEVVAPGVNVASLGINGTTFVGTGTQYAVAMTAGTVALIRGYNANLNPKQVAHRLLATAEQLGDGKPDSRYGHGMINPEAAVTRELPEEAMLVSSDNRDANPVAGSEEIRIAFLLTVLAGLVLTALLVLRFRRTMRAAAQGDPDDDWTAGDLATDKAKPTEPSSAGSH
- a CDS encoding RICIN domain-containing protein, whose protein sequence is MTERVAALPSIGVRAWRSLRTTRQRVEAGVAFTAAVACVVAAGLQVGPALAEPKIEGAQVPAEVLPAIVVGATSCPDLTGPRLAAQLMTASEFQTAATSGAGRGLAGLDDEEWKKWAPWSDAQRADILANVLALAHRTCESVGQARTAGVGGDLWEAAVAAEESGLAAVVAAKKVPDAAREHVDTVIGYANWYADQPQFTGEAAEPEPSGAPGVTGETIPDEYVDLVTAAGRICPAATAPRIAAQLMALSAFNPNLRGHNGGMGIAQFTEQMWRLYRPSPNASVWDPEAAIPAMASAVCSLRNQLSGLQLEDDGKAADPGVLALAAYQWGMTAVRAEGGVPRNARVAQLPDMVDSLAPVYEKDDRLSPATPSPSPSVAPTTASPSPSPSASASASPNPAGPASPSPAPSAPASSPAAPAWDPNVSWTIKNVFSGKLIDVPGHQESTAGGTTMHLWDLSAKGDADQYWHIVAAREPGWYFIKNAWNNKVLGIRDGGTGNGAELVQQDEAATDTTQHWKLAALGDGRYNIINRKSGKALDLNGDDCCGGNGTPIQQWDLQDYAVDQRWTLSK